A stretch of the Rhizobium sullae genome encodes the following:
- a CDS encoding carbohydrate ABC transporter permease, which yields MMDASIAAKSPRRLGRRTAGRHSPFPLPWLMPLILVLGVFYLYPLLDVFRFAFTNVSLLGRDEEYTLQTIVSTLSKPELLQILWVTFVFTASSVVAQQFFGLFIALIVLHGEKRRLFGTTIVRTTALVAWVVPGIAGGIIWKMLFNEAPFGGLNSLLRVIGVPAVQWLSDPHMVMWSVVISNVWRGTAFSMVVMYAASKAIDPVLYEAADVDGANPWQRLIYITLPQLRTAILVNMILITIQTLNTFDAIISLTGGGPGRATEVLSLYTFNVVFRNYDLAAGAVLSILMLAISLGLALVYARFLPKGEPS from the coding sequence ATGATGGATGCAAGCATTGCCGCCAAGAGCCCCCGAAGACTCGGCAGGAGAACCGCCGGACGGCATAGTCCCTTCCCGCTGCCTTGGCTTATGCCGCTCATTCTTGTCCTTGGCGTCTTTTATCTTTACCCCTTGCTGGACGTCTTTCGCTTCGCATTCACCAACGTTTCGCTGCTTGGCAGGGACGAGGAGTATACGCTGCAGACGATCGTCAGCACATTGTCGAAGCCCGAGCTTTTACAAATCCTGTGGGTGACATTCGTATTCACCGCGTCGAGCGTTGTTGCGCAGCAATTTTTCGGGCTTTTCATTGCCTTGATTGTTTTGCACGGCGAGAAGCGCCGGCTCTTCGGCACGACGATCGTGCGAACCACAGCCCTTGTCGCCTGGGTTGTTCCAGGTATTGCCGGCGGCATCATCTGGAAAATGCTCTTCAACGAAGCGCCATTTGGCGGGTTGAACAGCCTTTTGCGCGTGATCGGCGTGCCGGCTGTCCAATGGCTGTCCGATCCGCACATGGTCATGTGGTCGGTCGTCATTTCCAATGTCTGGCGCGGCACGGCGTTCTCGATGGTCGTGATGTATGCGGCAAGCAAGGCCATCGATCCTGTTCTTTACGAGGCGGCGGACGTTGACGGCGCAAATCCATGGCAGCGGCTGATCTATATCACTCTACCCCAGCTGCGGACCGCGATCCTGGTGAACATGATCCTCATCACAATCCAGACGTTGAACACGTTTGACGCCATCATTTCTCTGACCGGCGGCGGCCCTGGCCGCGCGACCGAGGTTCTCTCGCTATACACCTTCAACGTCGTGTTCCGTAATTACGACCTTGCGGCCGGCGCCGTCCTGTCGATCCTAATGCTCGCTATCAGCCTTGGCCTTGCGCTCGTATATGCTCGTTTTTTGCCAAAAGGAGAACCGTCGTGA
- a CDS encoding extracellular solute-binding protein — MLALAATTVLAAPHGSPAQEAITGDVVGKPDAPNKLVFRMTTDGPRNNEPAYAQGYSKLFNDFIAKHSDWQIELQMMSGDIGQEQARMLEQAKSGSAPDCAAVDSFVLPLFKKAGVLQSFSPYFTKEEIDQLFPFIREGITGSDGNIYAWWWSTDLRVLYRNKEIVPDAPQTWDDLKKAALSSVEEGMEGVLFNGGRYEGTTFDWLANFWAQGGKLVDDDGKPIFGEGENRDKFIKAVNYYRDLVESGAAPKRVATIGDYDDFNAAAAAGTTALFVGGNWQYAQLRTALDPDEFAKWVFSPLPGPAADQRSTGTGGWTVAAFSKDTEKVKLCAELARDIYMGPANALQEQLPTRADLYDKYEVFSSEANKTFAAALKDGQARPGAPVYPEISNQIQIMMGKVLTGTQPTEAAVDEAFSASLSAFKRS; from the coding sequence ATTCTTGCACTGGCGGCAACCACCGTTTTAGCCGCACCGCATGGCAGCCCGGCACAAGAGGCCATCACGGGCGACGTCGTCGGCAAGCCCGACGCGCCCAACAAGCTGGTTTTCCGGATGACCACGGATGGCCCGCGCAACAACGAGCCGGCCTACGCTCAAGGCTACAGCAAGCTGTTCAATGACTTCATCGCCAAGCATTCCGACTGGCAGATCGAGTTGCAGATGATGTCGGGGGATATCGGTCAGGAACAGGCGCGCATGCTCGAGCAGGCCAAATCGGGATCGGCCCCGGATTGTGCGGCCGTCGACTCATTCGTCCTCCCGCTCTTCAAGAAAGCCGGCGTCCTGCAATCCTTCTCGCCTTACTTCACCAAAGAGGAAATTGACCAGCTCTTCCCCTTTATCCGCGAGGGCATAACCGGCTCGGACGGCAACATCTACGCATGGTGGTGGTCGACGGATCTTCGTGTTCTTTACCGGAACAAGGAGATTGTTCCTGATGCGCCGCAGACCTGGGACGATTTGAAGAAGGCGGCGCTCTCCTCAGTCGAGGAGGGAATGGAAGGCGTTCTGTTCAACGGCGGCCGCTATGAAGGAACAACGTTCGACTGGCTCGCCAATTTCTGGGCACAGGGTGGCAAATTGGTCGATGACGATGGCAAGCCGATTTTCGGCGAGGGTGAAAATCGCGACAAATTCATCAAGGCCGTCAACTATTATCGCGATCTCGTTGAGTCCGGAGCCGCTCCCAAACGTGTAGCGACCATTGGCGATTACGACGATTTCAATGCAGCGGCTGCGGCCGGGACGACTGCGCTTTTCGTCGGTGGCAACTGGCAATATGCACAGCTCAGGACAGCGCTTGACCCAGATGAATTCGCCAAATGGGTTTTCTCCCCGCTTCCTGGCCCGGCAGCGGACCAGCGATCAACAGGTACAGGCGGCTGGACGGTGGCGGCTTTCAGCAAGGACACTGAAAAGGTGAAGCTCTGCGCTGAACTTGCCCGCGATATCTATATGGGGCCGGCCAACGCGTTGCAGGAACAGCTTCCGACCCGCGCCGATCTCTATGACAAGTACGAGGTGTTCTCGTCAGAGGCCAACAAGACCTTTGCGGCAGCACTCAAGGACGGACAAGCCCGGCCCGGCGCGCCTGTCTATCCTGAAATCTCCAATCAGATTCAGATCATGATGGGCAAGGTGCTGACGGGTACCCAGCCGACCGAGGCCGCCGTGGACGAGGCCTTCAGCGCTTCGCTGAGCGCCTTCAAACGCAGCTAA